A stretch of Paenibacillus sp. URB8-2 DNA encodes these proteins:
- the recO gene encoding DNA repair protein RecO has protein sequence MLHRVEGIVIRSMDYGEGNAIITLCTENAGKVGVLVRGAKKVKSRHAALIQPFTLGQYVFFRNNGGLGTLNSGEIMNSHHPIREDLIKAAYGSYACELLDRVLHDEETGSFWFRQLSACLDALEEGKDPGVIINVFEMKILQAAGYGPQLDSCVACGREKPDNELLLSPRLGGALCRSCRHNDPPAMEVSPRALKLLRLFAALDLTRLGNVDVKESTRAELKKNMRAFMDTQLGLRLKSQNFLDQLDKYNI, from the coding sequence ATGCTACACAGGGTGGAAGGGATCGTCATCCGCAGTATGGACTACGGCGAGGGGAATGCAATCATTACGCTTTGCACCGAAAACGCGGGTAAGGTAGGTGTTCTCGTCCGGGGAGCCAAAAAAGTAAAAAGCCGCCATGCTGCCCTGATCCAGCCGTTTACGTTAGGGCAATATGTTTTTTTCAGGAATAACGGAGGGCTCGGTACGCTGAATTCCGGCGAGATTATGAACTCCCATCATCCCATCAGGGAAGATCTGATTAAAGCCGCCTACGGCTCATATGCCTGCGAGCTGCTGGACCGGGTGCTGCATGATGAGGAGACGGGGAGCTTCTGGTTCCGGCAGCTGTCAGCCTGCTTGGACGCGCTGGAAGAGGGGAAGGACCCGGGAGTTATTATCAATGTATTCGAGATGAAAATACTCCAGGCGGCCGGCTACGGTCCGCAGCTTGATTCCTGTGTCGCCTGTGGTCGGGAGAAGCCGGACAATGAGTTGCTGCTCAGTCCCCGGCTGGGCGGCGCTTTGTGCCGAAGCTGCCGCCACAATGATCCGCCGGCAATGGAGGTTTCGCCCCGCGCATTAAAGCTCCTCCGTCTGTTCGCTGCCCTGGATCTCACCCGTCTGGGCAATGTCGACGTCAAGGAGAGTACACGGGCAGAGTTGAAAAAAAACATGCGGGCGTTCATGGATACCCAGTTGGGTCTTCGGCTGAAGTCGCAGAATTTTCTGGATCAGCTCGATAAATACAATATTTGA
- the glyQ gene encoding glycine--tRNA ligase subunit alpha — translation MNFQQMILTLNEFWSKQNCIIVQPYDTEKGAGTMNPMTFLRSLGPEPWKVAYVEPSRRPSDGRYGENPNRLYQHHQYQVIIKPSPDNIQEIYLDSLKALGVDPLQHDIRFVEDNWENPSLGCAGLGWEVWLDGMEITQFTYFQQVGGIETSPVSVEITYGMERLASYIQEKENVFELEWVDGLTYGDVFHQPEVEHSTYTFEVSDVSMLFGLFNTYEAEARRAMDRHLVFPAYDYVLKCSHTFNLLDARGAISVTERTGFITRVRNLARQVAATYVEEREKLGFPLLKKEGVQLG, via the coding sequence ATGAATTTTCAGCAGATGATTTTGACGCTGAATGAGTTCTGGTCGAAACAGAACTGCATTATCGTTCAGCCGTACGACACGGAAAAAGGCGCAGGCACGATGAACCCGATGACATTCCTGCGTTCGCTCGGACCCGAGCCGTGGAAGGTCGCCTATGTCGAGCCGTCCCGCCGTCCTTCCGACGGACGTTACGGAGAGAACCCGAACCGTCTATATCAGCATCATCAGTATCAGGTTATTATCAAACCATCCCCGGATAACATTCAGGAGATTTATCTGGACAGCCTGAAGGCGCTGGGCGTTGATCCGCTGCAGCATGATATCCGGTTCGTCGAGGATAACTGGGAGAATCCGTCGCTTGGCTGCGCGGGACTCGGCTGGGAGGTATGGCTGGACGGAATGGAAATTACGCAGTTCACCTATTTTCAGCAGGTGGGCGGCATCGAGACCAGCCCGGTTTCGGTTGAAATCACCTATGGCATGGAGCGTCTCGCTTCCTATATTCAGGAAAAGGAGAACGTGTTCGAACTGGAATGGGTGGACGGCTTGACGTACGGCGACGTGTTCCATCAGCCGGAGGTGGAGCATTCCACTTACACCTTCGAAGTTTCAGACGTGAGCATGCTGTTTGGGCTCTTCAATACGTATGAAGCGGAAGCACGCCGGGCGATGGACCGCCATCTCGTATTCCCCGCCTATGACTATGTGCTGAAATGTTCGCATACGTTCAACCTGCTGGACGCCCGGGGCGCAATCAGCGTGACGGAGCGAACAGGTTTTATTACAAGAGTGCGCAATCTGGCCCGCCAGGTGGCGGCGACTTACGTGGAAGAGCGCGAGAAGCTCGGCTTCCCGCTGCTGAAGAAAGAAGGTGTTCAGCTTGGCTAA
- a CDS encoding YaiI/YqxD family protein, with amino-acid sequence MTIVVDADACPVKKETADIARACGVPVMMVSSYAHELRGGEGVAVVRVDNSDQSADLYIANHIKPGDVVLTGDYGLAALALAKGCHVLSFRGQTYDETNMDMMLEGRHARAKERRRGRHSKGPKPFTAEDRNFFQHKLTKLLNLLQENVQL; translated from the coding sequence ATGACTATAGTGGTCGACGCGGACGCCTGTCCGGTCAAGAAGGAAACGGCGGACATCGCCCGTGCTTGCGGCGTTCCGGTAATGATGGTGTCGTCTTACGCCCATGAGCTTCGCGGCGGAGAAGGCGTCGCGGTCGTCCGTGTGGACAACAGCGATCAAAGCGCCGATCTTTACATCGCCAACCATATCAAGCCCGGGGATGTCGTGCTGACAGGCGACTACGGCCTGGCGGCTCTGGCGCTTGCGAAAGGATGCCATGTCCTATCCTTCAGGGGACAGACATACGACGAGACCAACATGGATATGATGCTGGAAGGAAGGCATGCAAGGGCGAAAGAGCGCAGAAGAGGCCGTCACTCCAAAGGCCCAAAACCGTTTACCGCGGAGGACCGAAATTTTTTTCAACATAAACTGACAAAACTTTTGAATTTATTGCAGGAGAATGTTCAGCTGTAG
- a CDS encoding YqzL family protein: MRDFSWKYFAMTGDVDAYLLYREAGEPLNLAAESPAEEEQVYDEEAQ; this comes from the coding sequence ATGCGAGATTTTTCGTGGAAGTATTTTGCAATGACTGGTGATGTCGATGCTTATCTGCTGTACCGGGAAGCGGGAGAACCGCTGAATCTGGCGGCTGAGAGCCCGGCGGAAGAAGAGCAGGTCTATGACGAAGAAGCGCAATAA
- the glyS gene encoding glycine--tRNA ligase subunit beta, whose amino-acid sequence MAKDLLFEIGLEEIPARFIRAAMEQLQDRMTKWLDASRLEHGEVKSYATPRRLAVIVKDVAERQADVSEEVKGPSRKIALDAAGEWSKAAFGFARSQGVSPEQFTFKELGGVEYIYATKNSEGIDTSSLLAEGLTGIVNAMTFPKNMRWGAYDFKFVRPIRWLVALFGSDTINFEITGVKTGNVSRGHRFLGQEAVIGQPADYVESLRSQHVIADVKEREALILEQINKLASDKSWTIAIKDDLLEEVLFLVETPTVLFGTFDPAFLNIPQEVLITSMREHQRYFPVLDAEGTLLPYFVTVRNGNAEHLETIAKGNEKVLRARLSDAKFFYEEDQKLKIEDALAKLENIVYHEELGSVADKVRRIRQIADSLAGKLQTAPEAAAQVSRAADICKFDLVTQMVYEFPELQGTMGEDYARKSCEDEQVAKAIFEHYQPRFAGDAIPSTEAGAIVSIADKIDTIVGCFSIGIIPTGSQDPYALRRQTAGIVQIVLERGLPVGLNEIFEIAVQVHENTRKLKLSVDELRRNLYEFFGLRVKRLLSDNVRYDVVDAVMAAGYDDIVAVVARSQALADAVESKENFKNTVDSFNRVSNLAAKAAGAVLDSALLGEAAESALYETWQSLHTPYQKALEADNAAEALTLLAGLSDAITVFFDSVMVMAEDERVRANRLSLLAGIDADLKNFADFSKLVW is encoded by the coding sequence TTGGCTAAGGATTTGCTGTTTGAAATCGGGCTGGAAGAAATCCCCGCGCGGTTTATCCGGGCGGCGATGGAGCAGCTTCAGGACAGAATGACAAAATGGCTGGATGCTTCCCGCCTTGAGCACGGGGAAGTGAAGTCGTACGCAACGCCGCGGCGTCTGGCCGTTATTGTAAAGGATGTAGCCGAAAGACAAGCGGATGTCAGCGAAGAAGTCAAAGGGCCTTCCCGCAAAATCGCGCTTGACGCGGCCGGCGAGTGGAGCAAAGCGGCGTTTGGATTCGCCCGCAGCCAGGGAGTTTCTCCCGAACAGTTCACTTTTAAGGAACTGGGCGGAGTCGAATATATTTATGCTACCAAGAACAGCGAAGGTATAGACACTTCTTCCCTGCTTGCCGAAGGGCTAACCGGAATTGTAAACGCGATGACGTTCCCGAAGAATATGCGCTGGGGAGCGTATGATTTCAAGTTCGTTCGTCCGATCCGCTGGCTGGTCGCGCTGTTCGGCAGCGACACTATCAACTTTGAAATTACGGGCGTCAAAACCGGCAATGTCAGCCGCGGCCATCGGTTCCTCGGGCAGGAAGCTGTCATCGGACAGCCTGCCGATTATGTAGAAAGCCTGCGGTCCCAGCATGTCATTGCCGATGTGAAGGAACGTGAGGCTCTGATACTTGAACAAATCAACAAGCTTGCCTCAGATAAAAGCTGGACGATTGCAATCAAGGACGACCTGCTGGAAGAAGTGCTGTTCCTGGTGGAAACGCCGACGGTACTGTTCGGAACGTTCGATCCGGCTTTCCTGAATATTCCGCAGGAAGTGCTGATTACTTCGATGCGTGAGCACCAGCGGTACTTCCCCGTACTGGATGCCGAAGGCACACTTCTTCCGTATTTCGTTACCGTACGCAACGGAAATGCCGAACATCTGGAGACCATCGCCAAAGGGAACGAGAAGGTGCTGCGCGCCCGTCTGTCGGATGCGAAGTTCTTCTATGAAGAAGATCAGAAGCTTAAGATTGAGGATGCGCTCGCCAAGCTCGAAAACATTGTTTACCATGAAGAACTCGGCAGCGTCGCCGACAAGGTCCGCCGCATCCGCCAAATCGCGGACAGCCTGGCTGGCAAGCTGCAGACGGCACCGGAGGCGGCCGCTCAAGTTAGCCGTGCAGCGGATATCTGCAAATTCGATCTGGTTACCCAGATGGTGTACGAATTTCCGGAGCTTCAGGGAACGATGGGCGAGGATTATGCGCGCAAATCGTGTGAGGACGAGCAGGTGGCCAAGGCGATCTTCGAGCACTATCAGCCGCGTTTTGCCGGAGATGCCATTCCGTCTACGGAAGCCGGCGCGATTGTGAGCATTGCCGACAAAATTGATACGATCGTCGGCTGCTTTTCCATCGGCATTATTCCAACCGGCTCACAGGACCCTTATGCGTTGCGCCGCCAGACCGCGGGCATTGTACAGATCGTACTGGAGCGGGGGCTTCCGGTCGGCTTGAACGAAATCTTCGAAATTGCCGTTCAGGTTCATGAAAATACTCGAAAATTGAAACTTTCAGTGGATGAGCTGCGTAGAAACCTGTATGAGTTCTTCGGACTGCGCGTAAAGCGTCTTCTGTCGGACAATGTTCGCTATGATGTGGTCGACGCGGTCATGGCCGCGGGATACGACGATATTGTTGCCGTTGTCGCCAGAAGTCAGGCGCTCGCGGATGCTGTAGAGTCCAAGGAGAATTTCAAGAATACAGTGGATTCCTTCAACCGGGTTAGCAATCTGGCGGCCAAAGCTGCCGGTGCCGTTCTGGATTCCGCGCTCCTGGGTGAAGCGGCCGAAAGCGCGCTGTACGAAACCTGGCAGTCGCTGCACACGCCGTACCAAAAAGCGCTGGAAGCGGATAATGCGGCTGAGGCGCTCACGCTGCTGGCTGGTCTTAGCGATGCGATAACCGTCTTCTTCGATTCCGTCATGGTCATGGCCGAGGATGAACGGGTGCGGGCGAACCGGCTTTCGCTGCTGGCAGGCATTGACGCCGATTTGAAGAACTTTGCTGACTTCAGCAAACTGGTCTGGTAG